In Terriglobus sp. TAA 43, a single window of DNA contains:
- a CDS encoding UbiA family prenyltransferase, translating into MEDDRLSGVAATVYPEANEANDVPLCVDLDGTLVKSDTLIDAVLLLVRQQPASPLHWHRWVSKGRAGFKREITGRAQVDVEFLPYNQPLLEYLWEQHALGRRIYLATAADIGFAQQVADHFGDLFTGVLASDGTLNLAGSNKLKAFQDRFPEGFTYIGNAIPDRTLLRESVLPMVANPHRKLRKALQADRTAIHREFIDRRSTSKVFLKTIRAHQWAKNALIFLPTILAHDFSGRSLIACLLAFFSLSFCASATYIINDLLDIEADRRHPRKRLRPFASGDLSPIAGVAIVVAFFLIAVVLAVLVPHTAGHFSGTVQRTGLLQAPASFVLWLGIYTVTTLAYSFALKRMMLVDVIVLSGLYTIRLLAGAAASGVFISEWLAAFSIFFFLSLAFVKRFSELELMVASGRDKASGRGYGTGDIEQLRALGTSSAFAAVVVLSMYISNLTAAHLYTHMSRLWLIEPVLILWISRVWLLASRGQLHEDPVVYAITDRMSWLLGAVCALIVWLAL; encoded by the coding sequence ATGGAAGACGATCGCCTGTCCGGCGTCGCCGCAACTGTATACCCAGAGGCGAATGAGGCCAATGATGTGCCTCTGTGCGTCGACCTCGACGGCACCCTGGTAAAAAGCGACACCCTCATCGACGCGGTTCTCCTGCTGGTCCGTCAGCAACCCGCTTCCCCGCTGCACTGGCACCGCTGGGTCAGCAAGGGCCGGGCAGGGTTCAAGCGCGAAATCACCGGCCGAGCCCAGGTCGATGTCGAATTTCTGCCCTACAACCAGCCGCTGCTGGAATACCTGTGGGAACAGCACGCTCTGGGACGCCGCATTTATCTCGCAACTGCGGCAGACATTGGGTTTGCGCAACAAGTCGCTGACCACTTTGGCGACCTGTTCACGGGTGTACTCGCCTCCGATGGCACCCTGAATCTGGCGGGATCCAACAAGCTGAAGGCTTTTCAGGACCGCTTCCCCGAAGGCTTTACCTACATCGGCAACGCCATTCCCGATCGCACACTCCTACGTGAAAGCGTCCTGCCCATGGTCGCCAATCCGCACCGGAAACTGCGGAAGGCCCTCCAGGCCGACCGCACCGCCATTCACCGCGAATTTATCGACCGCAGGTCCACATCCAAGGTCTTTTTGAAGACCATCCGGGCGCACCAGTGGGCGAAGAATGCCCTCATCTTCCTGCCCACCATCCTGGCCCACGACTTCTCAGGGCGCAGCTTGATCGCCTGCCTTTTGGCGTTCTTCTCCCTGTCCTTCTGCGCCAGCGCGACCTACATCATCAACGATCTGCTCGACATCGAAGCAGATCGCCGCCACCCGCGAAAGCGCCTCAGGCCCTTCGCCTCCGGAGACCTCTCACCCATTGCGGGTGTAGCAATTGTGGTGGCGTTTTTCCTGATTGCCGTGGTGCTCGCCGTTCTCGTACCGCACACCGCCGGCCATTTCTCCGGGACTGTACAGCGAACGGGACTGCTCCAGGCACCGGCCAGTTTTGTCCTGTGGCTTGGCATTTACACCGTCACCACGCTGGCTTATTCCTTTGCTTTGAAGAGGATGATGCTTGTCGACGTCATCGTCCTCAGCGGCCTTTACACCATTCGTCTCCTGGCTGGTGCGGCTGCCAGTGGTGTGTTCATCTCAGAATGGCTGGCCGCATTCTCCATCTTCTTCTTCCTCTCGCTGGCCTTCGTCAAACGCTTCAGTGAGCTTGAACTGATGGTCGCCAGCGGGCGCGACAAGGCCTCCGGGCGCGGATACGGCACCGGCGACATCGAGCAACTGCGAGCCCTGGGCACCTCCAGCGCATTTGCCGCAGTCGTTGTGCTCAGCATGTACATCTCCAACCTGACTGCGGCGCACCTATACACCCACATGAGCCGTCTGTGGCTCATCGAACCGGTGCTGATTCTCTGGATCAGCCGAGTCTGGCTGCTGGCCAGCCGCGGCCAGTTGCATGAAGACCCCGTCGTTTACGCCATCACCGATCGCATGAGCTGGCTATTGGGCGCTGTATGCGCTCTCATCGTGTGGCTCGCCCTGTAG
- a CDS encoding efflux RND transporter periplasmic adaptor subunit, whose protein sequence is MSLTASEHPVSSSNPALPVHASPSSTGLANDASQHPEEPKKGGSWLRVLIIILLVGGAIGFVVYRIVTNKPKETAGPGGRRGGGAGQIVPVAYDVATLKTMPISLQALGTVTAYNTVTLRSRVDGQITRVNFTEGQRVKQGQLLIEIDPRPYEAALAQAKGNLVRDQANAVYAQAQAQRYTQLYQAGVVSKESTQTQESTAGQAVGTLAADKAAIEAAQVNLNYTRITSPINGVVGLRQVDVGNIVSASSTTGLVVITQVQPISVIFTLPEDQIPQVFSHMRGGQKLVAEAWDRSNSQKLATGSLLTVDNQIDTTTGTAKLKAVFQNEGNELYPNQFVNIHLILENRPNSLVIPAAAIQTGNGGTFVYAIDRTKGQANPVAGGGAGGGAGRGGRNGGGNANGGGANAPAGGANTAAGPGSPDANASGGAGGQRAGQAGGGARPSNQNFPVDVVQVVVDSTQGTNVILRSGLKAGAQVVTDGQEKLQPGSRVIPRPSDDMQAARKAAQNADAQKSNPNPGKGDFSNGRDSDVSPAMAPGRGRGQAAGSTDSSGLGTSHGPNQNREGANGQMGGQGSGRRRPQQ, encoded by the coding sequence ATGTCGCTTACTGCCAGCGAGCACCCAGTCTCTTCTTCGAATCCGGCGCTGCCGGTTCACGCTTCGCCTTCTTCGACCGGTCTCGCCAATGATGCGTCTCAGCATCCGGAGGAGCCGAAGAAGGGCGGTTCGTGGCTGCGCGTCCTGATTATCATCCTATTGGTGGGTGGCGCGATTGGCTTTGTTGTATACCGCATCGTGACCAACAAGCCGAAGGAGACAGCCGGACCGGGCGGTCGCCGTGGTGGCGGCGCAGGGCAGATCGTGCCTGTGGCATATGACGTTGCCACGTTGAAGACAATGCCAATTTCGCTGCAGGCGCTTGGCACCGTGACGGCATACAACACCGTGACGCTGCGCAGCCGTGTGGATGGCCAGATCACCCGCGTGAACTTCACCGAAGGTCAGCGTGTGAAGCAGGGGCAGTTGTTGATCGAGATCGATCCTCGTCCCTATGAAGCAGCATTGGCGCAGGCAAAGGGTAACCTGGTGCGCGATCAGGCAAATGCCGTGTACGCACAGGCGCAGGCGCAGCGCTATACCCAGCTGTATCAGGCTGGTGTGGTCAGCAAGGAAAGCACGCAGACGCAGGAATCGACCGCAGGGCAGGCCGTGGGTACTCTGGCCGCCGATAAGGCTGCCATTGAAGCTGCGCAGGTCAATCTCAACTACACACGCATCACGTCACCAATTAATGGTGTGGTGGGTCTGCGTCAGGTGGACGTGGGCAACATCGTATCGGCATCGTCGACGACCGGGCTGGTGGTGATTACGCAGGTGCAGCCGATTTCCGTGATTTTCACGCTGCCGGAAGACCAGATTCCGCAGGTGTTTTCTCACATGCGCGGTGGTCAGAAGCTGGTGGCTGAGGCGTGGGATCGCTCCAACTCGCAGAAGCTGGCGACTGGTTCGCTGCTGACAGTGGACAACCAGATCGATACGACGACCGGGACAGCGAAGCTGAAGGCAGTCTTCCAGAATGAAGGCAATGAGCTGTATCCGAACCAGTTCGTAAACATTCACCTGATTCTGGAGAATCGTCCCAATTCGCTGGTAATTCCAGCTGCGGCGATTCAGACAGGTAATGGTGGCACGTTTGTTTACGCGATTGATCGCACCAAGGGACAGGCCAACCCGGTTGCCGGTGGCGGTGCTGGTGGTGGCGCGGGACGTGGTGGACGTAACGGCGGCGGCAATGCCAATGGTGGTGGCGCGAATGCACCCGCAGGTGGCGCCAATACCGCAGCCGGTCCGGGATCGCCAGACGCGAATGCGTCGGGTGGCGCGGGCGGACAGCGGGCTGGCCAGGCAGGCGGTGGTGCTCGTCCAAGCAACCAGAACTTCCCTGTGGATGTGGTCCAGGTTGTTGTGGACAGCACGCAGGGTACGAACGTGATTTTGCGTAGCGGCCTGAAGGCGGGCGCTCAGGTGGTTACGGATGGCCAGGAAAAACTGCAGCCAGGTAGCCGTGTGATCCCGCGTCCTTCAGACGATATGCAGGCGGCACGCAAGGCAGCCCAAAATGCAGATGCCCAGAAGAGCAATCCGAATCCGGGCAAGGGCGATTTCAGCAACGGCCGTGATTCCGACGTTTCTCCGGCCATGGCGCCGGGTCGCGGTCGTGGCCAGGCAGCCGGTAGCACGGATAGCAGCGGGCTTGGCACGAGCCACGGTCCGAACCAGAACCGTGAAGGCGCGAATGGCCAAATGGGCGGCCAGGGTTCGGGTCGTCGTCGCCCGCAGCAGTAG
- a CDS encoding multidrug efflux RND transporter permease subunit, with the protein MSPSRPFILRPVATVLLMVAVLLAGGVAYTQLPVSALPQVDYPTIQVQTYYPGASPTVMTSAVTGALERQFGQIPGLTQMTSTSSGGGSIITLQFNLAESIDVAQQDVQAAINAASSYLPKDLPNPPIYNKVNPADAPILTLALTSQTLPLTKVEDLADTILANKISQLSGVGLVSIAGGQKPGVRIQANPTALAGYGMSLEDLRTALAAANVDQAKGNLNGRLQSYTIGANDQLLSARDYQDVIVAYRNGSPVRMSDVANSVDGAENAFQAAWMGRRDEDGNPNTQPAVIINIQRQPGANIIGVVDRIEALLPKLQATLPGSVKLETLTDRTGSIRASVADVKFELVLTIGLVVFVIFLFLRSWRATIIPAVAVPLSIVGTFAVMYLLGYSLNNLSLMALTISTGFVVDDAIVMVENIDRYLEEGHSPLEAALMGSEQIGFTILSLTISLIAVLIPLLFMGDIVGRLFREFAVTLSVTILVSAVVSLTLTPMMAAKLLKHTPEHEKGKFYKVSEDFFNWVIARYATGVRWVLRHQTLTLLVTAATFVLTLLMYMWVPKGFFPVQDTGVILAITDAPQDISFGAMSQRQQALANAILKDPDVDSLSSFIGIDATNQTLNSGRIQINLKDREERKMSASDIIRRMQPNLDKVEGIKAYMQPLQDLTVENRTARTQYQYSVEDANSDELVLWTNRIVEKFKTLPALADVASDQTTEGLEASLVIDRDTASRLGITPQNIDDTLYDAFGQRQVSTMFTQQNQYHVILEVAPQYQKSPKALDSIYVKSSSGTQVPLSAFTHFEQKKVTLAISHEGQFPSVNISFNLAPGYSIGDAVSQVRKAEKELNMPLSVNANFQGTAASFEASLSNEPILILAALITVYIVLGVLYESYIHPITILSTLPSAGVGAILALFITGTNLSVIALIGIILLIGIVKKNAIMMIDFALEAEREGGKSPEESIYQACLLRFRPIMMTTMAALLGGVPLALGTGTGSELRRPLGITIIGGLIVSQVLTLYTTPVVYLFFDRIGRKYLGTEEGDRERLKHLHEDEPQYATGD; encoded by the coding sequence ATGAGTCCGTCCCGGCCATTTATTCTTCGTCCGGTTGCCACAGTTCTATTGATGGTTGCCGTTTTGCTGGCGGGTGGCGTTGCCTACACGCAGCTTCCGGTTTCGGCCCTTCCGCAGGTCGATTACCCGACGATCCAGGTGCAGACCTACTATCCCGGCGCATCGCCGACGGTGATGACCTCTGCCGTTACGGGTGCGCTGGAACGCCAGTTCGGCCAGATTCCGGGTCTGACGCAGATGACGTCCACGTCGTCCGGCGGCGGATCGATCATTACGCTGCAGTTCAATCTTGCGGAATCCATCGACGTGGCGCAGCAGGATGTACAGGCGGCGATTAACGCTGCCAGCAGCTACCTTCCCAAGGACCTGCCGAATCCCCCGATCTACAACAAGGTGAACCCGGCCGACGCGCCGATTCTGACGCTGGCTTTGACGTCGCAAACCCTGCCGCTAACGAAGGTGGAAGATCTGGCCGACACGATTCTGGCCAACAAGATTTCCCAGCTCTCTGGCGTCGGTCTGGTTTCGATTGCGGGCGGACAGAAGCCCGGTGTTCGTATCCAGGCGAATCCGACGGCGCTAGCTGGTTACGGCATGTCGCTGGAAGACCTGCGTACGGCGCTGGCTGCAGCGAACGTGGATCAGGCGAAGGGCAACCTGAACGGCCGTCTGCAGAGCTACACGATCGGCGCGAATGACCAGTTGCTGTCCGCGAGGGACTATCAGGACGTCATCGTGGCGTATCGCAACGGATCACCGGTTCGCATGAGCGACGTGGCAAATTCCGTCGACGGTGCGGAAAACGCATTCCAGGCCGCATGGATGGGACGTCGTGATGAGGACGGCAATCCGAATACACAGCCTGCCGTCATCATCAACATTCAGCGTCAGCCGGGCGCGAACATCATCGGCGTAGTGGATCGCATTGAGGCGCTGCTGCCGAAGTTGCAGGCGACACTTCCGGGATCGGTAAAGCTGGAGACGTTGACCGATCGTACCGGTTCGATTCGTGCTTCCGTTGCGGACGTGAAGTTCGAACTGGTGCTGACCATCGGCCTGGTCGTCTTCGTTATCTTCCTGTTCCTGCGTTCGTGGCGCGCGACGATTATTCCCGCTGTCGCGGTGCCGCTGTCCATTGTGGGCACGTTCGCGGTGATGTACCTGCTGGGCTATTCGCTGAATAACCTTTCACTGATGGCGCTGACGATTTCGACCGGTTTCGTGGTGGATGACGCCATCGTGATGGTCGAAAACATCGACCGCTATCTCGAAGAGGGACATTCACCACTGGAAGCGGCGCTGATGGGATCGGAGCAGATCGGCTTCACGATTCTGTCGCTGACCATTTCACTGATCGCTGTGCTGATTCCGCTACTGTTCATGGGCGATATCGTGGGACGACTGTTCCGCGAATTTGCCGTGACACTGTCGGTGACGATTCTTGTGTCTGCCGTGGTTTCGCTGACGTTGACGCCGATGATGGCGGCAAAGCTGCTGAAGCACACTCCGGAACACGAGAAGGGTAAGTTCTACAAGGTCAGCGAAGACTTCTTCAACTGGGTCATCGCTCGTTACGCTACCGGTGTGCGCTGGGTGCTGCGTCATCAGACACTCACCTTGCTGGTGACCGCAGCTACCTTTGTTCTGACCCTGCTGATGTACATGTGGGTGCCGAAGGGCTTCTTCCCTGTGCAGGATACGGGTGTGATCCTGGCGATTACGGATGCGCCACAGGACATCAGCTTTGGCGCAATGAGCCAACGTCAGCAGGCTTTGGCGAACGCCATCCTGAAGGATCCGGATGTGGATTCGCTTTCATCCTTCATCGGCATTGATGCGACGAATCAGACCCTGAACTCTGGCCGTATTCAGATCAACCTGAAAGATCGTGAAGAGCGAAAGATGAGCGCTTCCGACATCATTCGTCGCATGCAGCCGAACCTGGACAAGGTGGAAGGTATCAAGGCGTACATGCAGCCGTTGCAGGATCTGACGGTGGAAAACCGCACGGCGCGTACGCAGTACCAGTACTCCGTGGAAGATGCAAACAGCGATGAGTTGGTGCTGTGGACGAATCGCATTGTGGAGAAGTTCAAGACGCTGCCCGCGTTGGCAGATGTCGCTTCCGATCAGACGACGGAAGGTCTGGAAGCTTCGCTGGTGATTGATCGCGATACCGCATCGCGACTGGGCATTACGCCGCAGAACATTGATGACACGCTGTACGACGCGTTCGGTCAGCGCCAGGTGTCGACGATGTTTACGCAGCAGAATCAGTACCACGTGATTCTGGAAGTGGCGCCGCAGTATCAGAAGAGCCCGAAGGCGCTGGATAGCATTTATGTGAAGTCGTCCAGCGGAACGCAGGTTCCTTTGTCGGCCTTCACGCACTTTGAGCAGAAGAAGGTCACGCTGGCTATTTCGCACGAAGGACAGTTCCCGTCAGTGAACATTTCGTTCAACCTGGCGCCGGGATATTCGATCGGCGACGCAGTTTCGCAGGTGCGCAAGGCGGAAAAAGAGCTGAACATGCCGCTGAGTGTGAATGCGAACTTCCAGGGAACTGCCGCTTCGTTTGAGGCTTCGTTGTCGAATGAGCCCATCCTGATTCTGGCTGCGTTGATCACGGTGTACATCGTTCTGGGTGTTCTGTACGAAAGCTACATTCACCCCATCACGATTCTTTCCACCCTGCCGTCCGCGGGTGTGGGCGCCATCCTGGCGTTGTTTATTACCGGGACAAACCTTTCGGTGATCGCGTTGATCGGCATCATTCTTCTGATCGGCATTGTGAAGAAGAACGCCATCATGATGATTGACTTCGCGCTGGAAGCTGAGCGTGAAGGCGGCAAGTCGCCGGAAGAGTCGATTTATCAGGCGTGTTTGCTGCGTTTCCGCCCCATCATGATGACGACGATGGCCGCGTTGCTGGGTGGTGTACCGCTGGCTTTGGGCACGGGCACCGGATCAGAACTGCGTCGTCCGCTGGGTATCACGATCATCGGCGGCCTGATTGTTTCGCAGGTCCTGACGCTGTATACGACGCCGGTGGTGTACCTGTTCTTTGACCGCATTGGACGCAAGTATCTGGGAACGGAAGAAGGCGACCGTGAACGTCTGAAGCATCTGCATGAGGACGAACCGCAGTATGCGACCGGAGATTAA
- a CDS encoding efflux RND transporter permease subunit, whose product MNTAPEPGDKTPTEHVRPGDRARLDDRFVRGGDHSPHEHATAAEERRNAGSAEGESDPLGSIAGVHFSKPFIQRPIATFLLSFAIILAGAVAYKMLAVSSLPNVEFPVISVGASVPGGDPETMASSVATPLERQFSRIAGINQMTSTSSQGSANITMQFDLNRDINGAARDVQAAISAARAQLPANMPQNPSYRKINPSEAPILILAMTSDTLTVPQIYDAADSILAQKIAAIQGVGQTFVGGSAKPGVRVEANPNQLTSYNLSLLQLAAGIQTINVLEPTGYLNGDDQRWSVSTTDQLFGANAYRPRIVAVTGGSVTNATANNGLQSNVASAISSANTASVVGANANINSGAGYASAAVSNFTSNQTAPTPSKGVGIVRIGDVAEVVDSVENNLTYGQFNGKPAILLTVFKSPGANVIETVDRVLAQLPLLQASINPAIKLQVSLDRTQTVRASVKDITQTMILTIVLVVLVVFAFLREVRSTLIPSVSVPLSILGTFGIMYLLGYTLDNLSLMALTISTGFIVDDAIVVIENISRHLEEGLDPYHAAMVGSKEIGFTVLSMSISLIAVFIPILLMGGIVGRLFREFAVTLSVAILMSLVVSLTTTPMLSAKFLEPHSARKHGKLYLWSEKFFIWLREEYEHGLSWVLRHQLPVLIIWLVTFGLNIYLFAIVPKGFFPQQDTGRLGGRIQGQQDVSFGVMKQKIIDMATIMKQDPDIENVMAFVGGGGPGGGASNQGNLFVSLKALNERKDKSNADEIINRLRPKLSRTPGVIAYLQSQQELNIGGRQSATQYQYTLSADSVSDLNHWAPLMMAQMMKTPQLRDVATDQQDHGLEAKLVIDRDTASRLGISALTVDQTLNAAFGQRQVSTTYKPLNQYHVVMEVAPQWQATPEQLREIFVKTSNGTQVPLSAITHFENQRIPLQVNHQGLSPSATLSFNLAPGVALSDAALSIENARNAIGMPANITGGFQGTAAAFQDSLSTVPVLVLLALTAVYIVLGVLYESFIHPLTILSTLPSAGVGAVVALLLTQVDMSVIAMIGILLLIGIVKKNAIMMIDFAIVAEREHGKTAEQAIYEACLLRFRPIMMTTMAALLGGVPLAFGTGVGSELRRPLGITIIGGLIVSQCLTLFTTPVIYLYFDRWRERVERLSRKLTRKKVTQPHGQLEPVAGD is encoded by the coding sequence ATGAATACAGCACCCGAACCCGGCGATAAGACACCCACGGAGCACGTGCGTCCGGGGGATCGCGCCCGTCTGGATGACCGCTTTGTGCGTGGTGGGGACCACTCTCCGCATGAGCACGCAACGGCAGCTGAAGAACGCCGAAACGCAGGTTCTGCTGAAGGCGAGTCCGACCCGCTCGGTAGTATTGCGGGCGTCCATTTTTCCAAACCGTTTATTCAGCGTCCGATTGCTACGTTCCTGCTTTCGTTCGCCATCATCCTTGCCGGAGCAGTGGCATACAAGATGTTGGCGGTTTCCTCGCTGCCGAATGTAGAGTTCCCGGTTATTAGCGTGGGCGCCAGCGTTCCGGGTGGTGATCCGGAGACGATGGCATCGTCGGTCGCAACGCCGTTGGAACGCCAGTTCTCGCGTATCGCGGGCATCAACCAGATGACGTCGACGTCGTCGCAGGGATCTGCAAACATCACGATGCAGTTCGACCTGAACCGCGATATCAACGGTGCAGCGCGTGATGTGCAGGCTGCTATCAGCGCGGCGCGAGCGCAGTTGCCGGCGAACATGCCGCAGAATCCGAGCTATCGCAAGATCAATCCTTCGGAAGCGCCGATTCTGATTCTGGCGATGACCAGCGACACGCTGACCGTGCCGCAGATTTACGATGCAGCGGACTCCATCCTGGCGCAGAAGATCGCCGCTATTCAAGGCGTGGGTCAGACGTTTGTGGGCGGTTCCGCAAAACCGGGCGTACGCGTGGAAGCGAACCCGAACCAGCTCACGTCGTACAACCTGTCCCTGCTGCAGCTGGCGGCGGGCATTCAGACGATCAATGTCCTGGAGCCGACTGGATATCTGAACGGTGATGACCAGCGTTGGTCCGTTTCAACGACGGATCAACTCTTTGGCGCGAATGCGTATCGTCCTCGCATCGTGGCGGTCACCGGCGGTTCGGTTACAAATGCGACGGCGAACAATGGTCTGCAATCGAATGTGGCCAGCGCGATCAGCAGCGCCAATACCGCGAGCGTGGTGGGCGCGAACGCGAACATCAATAGCGGCGCTGGCTATGCCTCTGCGGCTGTTAGCAACTTCACTTCGAATCAGACTGCGCCGACTCCTTCAAAGGGCGTGGGTATTGTCCGCATTGGTGACGTGGCAGAGGTGGTGGATTCCGTTGAGAACAACCTGACTTATGGTCAGTTCAACGGCAAACCGGCCATCCTGCTGACGGTATTCAAGTCACCGGGCGCGAACGTGATTGAGACGGTGGATCGCGTGCTGGCGCAGCTTCCGTTGCTGCAGGCGTCGATCAATCCGGCGATCAAGCTTCAGGTTTCGTTGGACCGTACGCAGACAGTGCGTGCGTCAGTGAAAGACATTACCCAGACGATGATCCTGACCATCGTGCTGGTGGTGTTGGTCGTCTTCGCGTTCCTGCGCGAAGTGCGTTCCACTCTGATTCCATCGGTGTCCGTGCCACTGTCGATCCTTGGCACGTTCGGCATCATGTATCTGCTCGGTTACACGCTGGATAACCTGTCGCTGATGGCTCTGACCATTTCGACGGGCTTCATCGTGGACGATGCGATCGTGGTGATCGAGAACATCTCGCGCCATCTGGAAGAGGGGCTTGATCCGTATCACGCGGCGATGGTGGGTTCGAAGGAAATCGGATTCACCGTGTTGTCCATGAGCATTTCGCTCATCGCTGTGTTTATCCCGATTCTGCTGATGGGTGGCATTGTGGGCCGCCTGTTCCGCGAATTTGCCGTCACGTTGTCGGTTGCCATTTTGATGTCGTTGGTGGTTTCGCTGACGACGACGCCGATGTTGTCAGCGAAGTTCCTTGAGCCACACAGCGCGCGGAAGCATGGCAAGCTGTATCTGTGGAGCGAGAAGTTCTTTATCTGGCTTCGCGAGGAATACGAGCACGGCTTGAGCTGGGTGCTGCGGCATCAGCTGCCCGTGCTGATTATCTGGCTTGTTACGTTTGGCTTGAACATCTATCTTTTCGCGATTGTTCCGAAAGGGTTCTTCCCGCAGCAGGATACGGGGCGTCTGGGTGGTCGTATCCAGGGGCAACAAGATGTGTCGTTTGGTGTGATGAAGCAGAAGATCATCGACATGGCGACCATCATGAAGCAGGATCCTGACATTGAAAACGTGATGGCGTTTGTCGGCGGCGGTGGACCTGGTGGTGGCGCTTCGAACCAGGGCAATCTGTTTGTTTCTCTGAAGGCGTTGAATGAGCGCAAGGATAAGTCGAATGCAGATGAGATCATCAATCGTCTGCGTCCGAAATTGTCGCGAACGCCGGGCGTGATAGCGTACCTGCAATCGCAGCAGGAGCTGAATATTGGTGGTCGCCAGTCGGCGACACAGTATCAGTACACGCTGTCTGCGGATTCCGTCTCTGATCTGAATCACTGGGCGCCGTTGATGATGGCGCAGATGATGAAGACGCCGCAGCTTCGCGATGTGGCGACCGATCAGCAGGACCATGGACTGGAAGCGAAGCTGGTGATCGATCGAGATACGGCATCGCGACTCGGCATTAGCGCGTTGACGGTGGATCAGACACTGAATGCCGCGTTTGGCCAGCGGCAGGTTTCCACTACCTATAAGCCGTTGAACCAATATCACGTGGTAATGGAAGTGGCGCCGCAATGGCAGGCCACCCCGGAACAGTTGCGCGAGATTTTTGTGAAGACCAGCAATGGAACGCAGGTTCCGCTGTCGGCCATTACGCACTTTGAAAATCAGCGTATTCCGTTGCAGGTGAACCACCAGGGCTTGTCGCCATCGGCAACGCTGTCGTTCAACCTGGCGCCGGGTGTGGCGTTGTCAGACGCTGCGCTTTCGATTGAGAACGCGCGTAATGCGATTGGCATGCCGGCGAACATTACTGGAGGATTCCAGGGAACGGCGGCTGCGTTCCAGGATTCGCTTTCCACGGTTCCTGTGTTGGTGCTGTTGGCTCTCACTGCGGTGTATATCGTGCTGGGCGTGTTGTATGAAAGCTTCATCCATCCACTGACGATTCTTTCCACGCTGCCTTCTGCGGGCGTGGGCGCTGTCGTGGCACTGTTGCTGACGCAGGTGGACATGTCGGTCATCGCGATGATCGGAATCTTGCTACTGATCGGCATTGTGAAGAAGAACGCGATCATGATGATCGACTTTGCGATTGTTGCCGAGCGTGAGCATGGCAAGACAGCAGAGCAGGCCATTTATGAGGCTTGCCTACTGCGTTTCCGTCCCATCATGATGACGACGATGGCTGCGCTGCTGGGCGGTGTTCCGCTGGCGTTTGGTACGGGCGTTGGTTCGGAACTGCGTCGGCCTCTGGGTATCACCATCATCGGTGGTCTGATTGTGTCGCAGTGTCTGACACTGTTCACCACGCCGGTAATTTACTTGTACTTCGACCGCTGGCGCGAGCGTGTGGAGCGCTTGAGCCGCAAGTTGACGCGCAAGAAGGTAACGCAGCCGCATGGACAGTTGGAGCCGGTTGCTGGCGATTAA